The Leisingera daeponensis DSM 23529 genome includes the window CGATCTTCTGCTGACACCGGAGCAGCAAGCAGAGGTCAAAGTCCTGGCCGAAAGCGAACAGATCCCAAGCCATGCGGTTGTCGCCCGGCCCGGCCTGGACAAGGGCGTGCAGGCCAAATTCGTCGAAACCATGCTCCTGCTCAATGAGCCAGGCAACCGTTACCTGCTGGCGTATCTCTATGGGCCGGACGGCTACATTGCGGCGGACCGGGGCGTCTATGAGGGCGTGCGTGAGACCGCACGGCGCTACGGGTATCTGAAATGACCGCAGCCTTCACCCTGAATGCAGTGTCCCATCACTTCGACGGCGCCGCGGCGCTGCGCGAAGTGTCGCTCAGCGCTGCAGCGGGTGAACGGGTGGCGCTGCTTGGCCCGTCGGGCGCGGGGAAGTCCACCCTGCTCGCACTGCTCGACGGCCGCCTGCGCGGCTGGAGCGGTGAAGCCGAAGTACTCGGGGTGCCGCTTTCGGCAACGCACGCGCCGGCGCGTGAGCAACGCACCGGCGTTGGGTTTATCTTTCAGGAGTTTGCGCTGGTTGACCGGCTGACCGTCTATCAGAATGTGATGAACGGGCGGCTTTCCCGGATGCGCATCTGGCCTTCCCTTTGGGGTCGGTTCGGCGAGCAGGATCACCTTAAAGTCGCTGCAGCACTCGAAGATACCGGGCTCTCCGATCTGGCCCGGCGCCGGGCGGACCAGCTTTCGGGGGGTCAGCGGCAGCGGGTGGCAATAGCGCGCTGCCTGGCGCAGGAACCCAGGCTGATCCTTGCAGACGAACCGGTGAGCAACCTTGATCCCGCTCATGCGGAACGGATCCTTGGCCTGATCTCGGGCGCGGCGGAAAAGCGCGGCATCGGTGTCGTCTTCAGTTCGCACCAGCCAGACTTGTCGCGCCGCTTTGCTGACCGGATCGTCGGGTTGCACGCGGGCGGTGTGCAGTTCGATAAGGCCTCAGGTCAGGTGACCAGCGACGACATCGCCGAACTTTACCATGGCACAGCTCCCGGCGCCGGGCTGCGTGTGGTCAGCTGATGAACCGGGCACTGATCTGGTTCGTGCTTGCCCTGGCCATTCTTTGGTCCGTCGCAAGCGCAGAAATGGGCCTGGAAAAGCTGCCTGGCGCAGGCGCGCGCCTGGGCGAATTCCTCGGGCGGATGATCCCGCCTGACCTGTCGGTTTGGCGCGAAGTTATGCGAGGCCTGGCGGAGACCCTACGAATTGCCATCCTCGGCACATTCTTTGCGGTCATCCTGTCCGCCGGGCTGGCAGTTCTTGCGGCCGAGACCCTTGTGCCCGCAGCCGTCTGGCGCCCGGTGCGCGGGCTTCTGGCAATGATCCGCTCCATTCCGCTGATCCTAGTGGCGATGCTTATGGTCGGTGCGGTGGGGCTTGGGCCATTGCCCGGAATCCTTGCCATCACCTTCCATGCCACAGGCATGCTGGCGAAATTCTATGCCGAGGCGATCGACAATGTGGCCGCCGCTCCGGTGGCGGCGCTGGAAAGCGCGGGCGCCAGCCGCACGCAGCAGCTGCGGTGGGCAATCTGGCCGCAGATGGCGCCGGTGATCCTGCGGGACACCGTGTTCCGTTTCGAACTGAACCTGCGCGAGAGCCTGATACTTGGCATCGTCGGTGCGGGCGGCATCGGGCTCTATGTCCAGACCTATGTGCGTTCGTTCCAGTATGACAAGGCAGCGACGGTGACCCTGGCCATCGTCGTGCTTGTGCTCGCGTCGGAAGCGGTTAACTCCGCCTTGCACAAGCGGTTTTCCTGAGCACACTTTCAAAATCTTTACGACGGATGTGTGCGGCTGAAACGCTGAGCGGCGGGCGGTTCTTCACAGCGCGTGGCAGCGGCTTCTGAACTGAAGGCTGGAGCCAGGTAAAACAGAAGGGCTATAAAGCAGATCAGTTGAAGCCGAGCCATTCGCCTGCAAAGGACAGAATTACCAGGTGAAGCTGTCGTTTGAAGAAAAAAACGCCCAACTACGGCTTCGTCCCGAGTGTGTGAATTCCAGGCTGCAGATTTGCTGCAGCCCGCTGGAATGACCGTATTCTCCTCTGCAATGCAGCGGGTGGCATCCGGCGGTACAGCGGATCTGCGCGCTGCGAGCGCGCGCAGCAAGAAAATCAAAATTGCAGTATGGGCTCCGACCGGGCGTTCGCCGCGCCAGGCGTGAATGACGATAGGCAGCCCGAAGCGACCGTAGACAAGGGGTGCCGCGCCAAGGATGCTGCCGGTGCGAAATTCTATGGGCAGTTTCCCAGAAGCGGACCCTCGGCTGAGCCAAGCTGCCTCGCGGGATACTGCGGGTTGCAGCGGGGACGGCGGAGCGCAGGAAGCCGCCGCTGCAAAGTTGCGAACCGTCTTCGCCCTTCGGAACCTGACCGGCCCATAGCTACCCTTCACCTTAAGTGCTCTTTTCTGCGCTGCGATGACCAAAAGAGACATTCGCAGAACATCCCGAGTTGTGACCACGCTCCAAAGAACCTAGTTATAGACGCACAACCAAAGAGGTAGTGGCGATTGAGTGAAATAATCCAAGTTAAACCAAACACCGTAAAACAGGAAATTCAGAAACTTGGCTTTCTGGGTTGCGTCTCGAAGCTAACGCTGTCTGCTTACAAGGACGAGGAATTGATGGCTGCCATAGCGGCCAATGCGTCAAAGCGTAATCAGCTGTTCACTGATGAAGATCGAGAGGTTCTATCAACTTTAGACGTGTCGAGATTCTTCGAGGTTCAAGCGATCCTATGTGAAGTCATTCCCCTTCTTCAGACTGCACCATCCGAATTAATTGAACTGGTTCAGTTTCTTGTCGAAACAGGCGGCGCTGACCTTGCTGCCAATCAACCGAATGCTGCCTTCAGAAAATGGTGTGAAGTTGACCCGCGTCGATCAGACGAAGTCATTCAGCTAGCTAAAGATGGGGACCAACTGGCCCGCCTTCACCTCGTGTTCGCGTTGCAAGCCAAGGCAGATTTCGACGAGGCGATCGCATGCCTTGATCGTAGCGACGAAGAACAATCAGCAGGTGTCCTGGCACTCTCGCGCATGCAGTTGAACTCGGACCAAGTCTTAGCCGCCTTAGAACAAACCATCGCGCTAGCATTGGCAGCGGACATCAAGACATCATGTGGTATCACTAAAGCCATCTACGACATTGTCGCGAAAGATAAAGGCGTAGATCGCTCTTTGCTTCTCCCCGTTCTAGACAAACTTTTTGCCTCAATCGATGAGCACGTCGTCCATCTAGCAGCATCGTTGTTGAATTGGCACCAAGAGGAGATGAGCGAAGATGAGATACGCAAGTGCCTGCGACAACTTGCTTCTGTGAAACCCGAAAACAAGGGGACCGTCGATGAAATCGACATGGCTTTGTCGAAACTAGTTGCTAGAAACGAGATTCAGAGTGGGAGTTCTGCCGCCCGCGCGATCATCGACGTTTCTAAAGGTGCCATTGGTAGTGATGCGCTGGACTCATTCTTTCACAAACTGACCCATGGAAACTCAGAACAGCTTGCTTGGTTGACAGCGGACTGGTTGTCTTCGGGCAGCTTTTTCTCCTGTGCCGCCCTTAACCGAGCCATTTCTGAAATCAACCAAACTGCCCCTGTATTCGCTGTCGATGAAATTCAGCTTCCGGAAACCGCGAATGAGCAGATCTTTCTGTGCCGAAAAGCCATTGGCTATCTGTTCATCCATCCAATGACGGCAGCGGCCTTCTCTGTCGCCGTTTTGGAGCGTGGCCACCCTGAAGCCAAGCAGCATGCAATCGACCTTCTCTACGATCCATTGCTACTAAGCTACAGTGGTGCTCTGAAGGACTGGCTCAAGGCCTTTGCCATAGACAACGAAACTAGTCGCACGGATATCGAAGAGGTTTTGCAACGCGCACAGGCGGTTTGGGATGGTTGCAGGGAAGCCCGCGAAGTTGTCGAATTTGAGCCAAGTGAAAGCGCGCGTGCTGTGGTCAATTTCCAAAAGATGGAAGAAGCTGAACGCACGCGTGATGAGGCGGAACGAGGGTCCATTTTCGCAGATCTATTCACAACACAGCACCTGCTTTATGGCGACAGGTCTGCCTTCAACATCATGACGAGTGCCGAGGAACTGGAACAAAAGACCATGCCCTTTTCAGAGATCAGCATAAGCTCCGAGCTACCGAAGGGAATCTTTGTTGATCCCATCGGGCTGGACATGCTGCTACACCAGTTTCGCAACGAACGGATGGTTGAACAATGAAGCTGGTCGTTCGGCAATATGTTCAAGGTCTCAAGGAAAGAGATGAGCTTGATGTGCTGCTGCCTCAGCTGCTCAGTGAAATCGGGTACGAGGTCATTCATCATCCTGGACGTGGAACGAAACAGGCTGGCGTTGATGTTGCGGCAGTCGGCCCCGACCCGGACGCAGATGGCGAGAAAGCGCTGCACCTCTTCTTGATAAAATCTGGCGATTTAGGACGAACGGACTGGAATGGGGGCAAGCCTCAGGATGTCATGCCCTCATTGGATGAGATACGCTACGACTATATCCCAAATCGTGTCCCCGAACAGTATTCCAAGCTCCCGATTTCGATCTGCATTTGCATGGGAGGTGAGCTCAAGGAAGTCATTCGGTCGTATTGGCGAGGCTACGTCGAAAAAAACACAACGGACAATATACGTTACCGCGAATGGAATGGGGATCGCTTGGCGAACCTGATTTTGTCCGGGTTTCTGAATAGAGAACTTCTGGATGTAGATCGTCGAGTGGCCTTTCAGAAGGCCGTGGCAATGGTAAGCGAGCCAGATACGTCATATCGGCATTTCCGAGAGCTGATACATGAGCTGACCGAAGAAATCGAGGACGACCACCGAGGCACAACCCGCCTTCGCCAACTGGTTATCTGTCTCTGGATTTTGGTAAGCAACGGTGTTGACGCTGAAAACTTGGAAGCGCCCTACCGGTGCAGTGAACTTGCCTTACTGTACTCTTGGGATGTGCTCAATCGGAGCGCCAGTGCCAAGAAAAAGGAACGCAAAGCACGCTCTGAAATCGTGGATCATGTTCTTTCACTCTACCTAACGATCGGTCAAAAACTGATAGTTGAGAAAATTGGACCGCATGCGGATAAAAAGCACGCGATTTCTAGTGCAGTTCGGTCGGGTTCCGAGCTTGATATCAACCTTGCACTTTTTGAAGCGATGGGCCGTTCCGCACTCCTTGGGCTATGGCATCACTTCATAGGTGTGAAATCGGATGGGAAGCAAAGTGAGCAGCATCTGAGACTACGAGACCAATGTCAGAACATTGCTGTGTCTCTGATCAATCAAAACCCAACACTCACAACTCCTCTTAGAGACGATCACCATATCGAAATCGGCCTGCTCATGCTGTTGGCCCAAGGGGGAGGGGATGTTCCGAATATCTCTGGCTATTTGGTGGAGATCGCGTCGCGCCTGAACTACCGGTATCGGCTCAGAAAATCGTGGCCCACCCATTTTCAGGACTATCGCGAGTTGGCTCGCCATCCGGTCGATTTAAGCGATGAATACTTCAAGAAATCCACCAAGGGCAGCGTTCTTGTGCCTTTTCTGAAGGTTTCCTTGGAGCGAATTCAAGAAACTGAACAGCTGGCCGCTTTGGAGAAAACCATCGCGGAGGAGCTTCCTGACATGACGCAGCAAGTCTGGGTTCCGCGAGATGGGTCGGAAGAATTTTTCTGGCGGCAAGGAACAAGCCAGGGCATCGCAATCCCCGTTCCGATGATGGAGCTGGAAGAGAAGCGCAGCTCGTTAGCAAGCCAGATAGATGACATCGCAGAGAACTTCAGAGCGTTCTTTGAGATGTCGGCAGTTAAGAAGGGCTTGGTTCCGTTATTTCTCATGGCTTGCCGACACCATCGTTTGCCCCTGCCGCCACACTTGTGGTTTCAGGTAGAAAACTCTGCTTGCAAGGACGTAGAAAACGGATCAGAGCTCTCAAGCTAGCATCGGACCTTTGACAATCAAATGGCTGCTTTGGCGAAAGCTCATTGTGATTTCGCATACGCAGCGAATGCCCGTTCTCCGCCCGACCTGCATGCGCTGGCCCGCCAGACTGGTCACCAGGCTTGGGGCCGATTTGGGCTGCCTGCCGTCACCTGCGGCAACGACAGCAACCATCTAGGACGGTGATCCGGCGCTGCAGCGCCGCAAGGCAGCTGCGAGCCCATTGCGGAAGCGCCAAGTTTGTTCTGCGCGCGCACGCAACACGCAATCCTGTTGCGCCGCTGCGAAACCACTGCTGCATTGCAGAGGGGAAAGCAGTCGCTCAGCCAGCTTGCAGCAAGTCTGCAGCGCCACCATATATATTGAGCTGTTTATTGAACTTCTGATTGCAATTCGCCGCCTTGGCCACGGCCAACCGCGAAGCAGATGCGGTTGGCTTCGTGTCACAAGGCTATCGACGATCGGGTGGTCCACCCGATGCGATTGCCCGGTCGGAGGGATCGCTCCTCTTGTGCCGCTTTTTTGCTGCTACGCCGCGTCCAGTTCCTGCGCTGGCCCGAAAAATTCGTAGAAGATACGGTTCTCGTCAACGCCAGCTGCCTTCAGGCCATTCACAGCCATCGCCATGAATCCCTTTGGGCCGCATATGTAGTATTCAGCCTGATCTGTATTGGTGTTCCGGGCCAGCCACTCGGGAGTGATGCGGCCTTCCACATCGAAGTTCGCTTCAGCCCGGTCTTTGGAACTGGGATCCTCGAAAAATGTGACACACCGGCGGGACAATGATCTGGAGATATCCGGCATGACGTGATGCCTGCTGTTTTGTGTGGCATGCAAGAAGGTCGCACTACGGTTGTTTGCGGCTAGAACCTCAAGCATGGAAATCATCGGCGTCAGCCCGACACCGGCCGACAGCAGTACAACCTCGGCCTCCTGTCCACTCTTCAGGAAAAACTCTCCGGCCGGTGCAGCAGAGGTGACCACGGTGCCTTCGACCGCCTGTTCATGGAACCAGGTGCTTGCCAGGCCTCCCTGCTCGCGTTTCACCGTGATCCGATAAAACGCATTCGATGGCCCTGAGGAAATCGAATAGTTGCGGCGCAGCTTGCCTGCTCCGGGCACATCAAGATCGAAGGACAGATATTGTCCCGGCTTGTGCTTCATCACGTGCTTGCCGTCGACGGGTTTCAGGACAAAAGACATGACGTCAGCACTCTCTTGGACCCGTCTGTCGATCCGGAACTCCCGCCAGCCGCGCCAGCCGCCCTCGGCCGCGGCGGTGTCCTGATAAAGCTCTTCTTCACGGCCAATCAGGATATTGGCCAGGAACCAATAGGCTTCGCCCCAGGCGCGGATCACCTCCTCGGTCGCCGCATCTTTAAGAACTGCCTTGATCGCGGCCGATAGGGCGCTGGCGACATGATCATAATGGCGGGGTTCGATTTGCAGGCCCACATGCTTGTTTGCAATACGCTCCACCGCTGCGGCCATTACCGGGAGGTTTTCGATGTTCTGAGCATAGGCCAGAATCGCGTTGGTCAATGCTGCGTGCTGCGGGGAGTCGCCGTCCTGGTGCGACTGGTTGAACAGTTTGCGGATCTCCGGATCGGCCAGCAGCCTGGCGTACATCTCTGCTACGATCTCGCGCCCATGCTGCGCCAGCGCCGGAACAGTCGCCTTTACGGTGTCGATGGTGGTTTGGCTGAGTTGCTGTGCCATTGCACGCTCCTGATTTGTCGGTTGGCAGGTCTGCGGCCTGCATCGTGAGTTTCGCCGCCTGAAACATTCAGGCTGGATGCATGTATGATTGCAGCATTGAAAGATGCAACCCAAATGAATATTAAAAGCGTGATCGGAGCCCCGCATGAAGCTGAACCTGACAACAGATTACGCACTGAGAATTCTTATTTTTCTGGCGTCCAAGCCCGAAGAGCTGCACTCGATTGAGACATTGAGCCGCATCTACCGTCTGCCGCACAGCTCTTTGATGAAGATCGTCAGCGAACTGGTCCGGCAAGGCTACGTCATGAGCGTTCGCGGCCGCTACGGCGGCATCAAGCTCGGACAGGCCGCCAGTGCAATCAATGTGGGGCAAGTTGTACGAAGCATGGAGGAAAGCTTCGAAGTTGCCAATTGTGGAGAATGCGTGATCCAGCCCCAATGCGGGCTCCGAGGGGTCTTTGCCGAAGCGGTCGATGCGTTTCTGAACATCCTCGACCGTAGCACCGTCGCCGATCTGATCAGAGACAAGTCGGGTCTGGTTCCGTTGCTGACTTTGTCAGAGGCGGCAGATGATCCCTGAGCCGGCAAGGGAACCTAAACTGGATACGGGCCGTGCCGGGGTTTTGGCAGTATGCTCTTCAAGGAGCAGGCTGAAGTTAGCGATGGCGTCCCCGTTCGGCCTGCCGACTGCAAGACACACCCGACCTTTGAGCAGGTAAACAAGGACGAAACGAGGCTGACTATGTCTTCTTTCTGCCTGGAGTTCCGGAAAACAGTGGCTTCCAGCAATAGCGTCATGGATGCTGCAATGCTGGAAGAACATTCTTGCGCCGAACTGTGCGCCACGGCAGCGTTGCCGGGCGATAAAGCATTTTCAAAATGCCTGTTTTATGTGCAGCTTGCCAGCGTGTGATTCATTTGTGGGCAGGCGGAGCTATGCAGCTGAAGTCAAACCTCTTGCGCCAACTCTCTC containing:
- the phnE gene encoding phosphonate ABC transporter, permease protein PhnE, which encodes MNRALIWFVLALAILWSVASAEMGLEKLPGAGARLGEFLGRMIPPDLSVWREVMRGLAETLRIAILGTFFAVILSAGLAVLAAETLVPAAVWRPVRGLLAMIRSIPLILVAMLMVGAVGLGPLPGILAITFHATGMLAKFYAEAIDNVAAAPVAALESAGASRTQQLRWAIWPQMAPVILRDTVFRFELNLRESLILGIVGAGGIGLYVQTYVRSFQYDKAATVTLAIVVLVLASEAVNSALHKRFS
- a CDS encoding phosphonate ABC transporter ATP-binding protein, producing the protein MTAAFTLNAVSHHFDGAAALREVSLSAAAGERVALLGPSGAGKSTLLALLDGRLRGWSGEAEVLGVPLSATHAPAREQRTGVGFIFQEFALVDRLTVYQNVMNGRLSRMRIWPSLWGRFGEQDHLKVAAALEDTGLSDLARRRADQLSGGQRQRVAIARCLAQEPRLILADEPVSNLDPAHAERILGLISGAAEKRGIGVVFSSHQPDLSRRFADRIVGLHAGGVQFDKASGQVTSDDIAELYHGTAPGAGLRVVS
- a CDS encoding Rrf2 family transcriptional regulator; this encodes MKLNLTTDYALRILIFLASKPEELHSIETLSRIYRLPHSSLMKIVSELVRQGYVMSVRGRYGGIKLGQAASAINVGQVVRSMEESFEVANCGECVIQPQCGLRGVFAEAVDAFLNILDRSTVADLIRDKSGLVPLLTLSEAADDP
- the hmpA gene encoding NO-inducible flavohemoprotein, which translates into the protein MAQQLSQTTIDTVKATVPALAQHGREIVAEMYARLLADPEIRKLFNQSHQDGDSPQHAALTNAILAYAQNIENLPVMAAAVERIANKHVGLQIEPRHYDHVASALSAAIKAVLKDAATEEVIRAWGEAYWFLANILIGREEELYQDTAAAEGGWRGWREFRIDRRVQESADVMSFVLKPVDGKHVMKHKPGQYLSFDLDVPGAGKLRRNYSISSGPSNAFYRITVKREQGGLASTWFHEQAVEGTVVTSAAPAGEFFLKSGQEAEVVLLSAGVGLTPMISMLEVLAANNRSATFLHATQNSRHHVMPDISRSLSRRCVTFFEDPSSKDRAEANFDVEGRITPEWLARNTNTDQAEYYICGPKGFMAMAVNGLKAAGVDENRIFYEFFGPAQELDAA